A portion of the Homalodisca vitripennis isolate AUS2020 chromosome 2, UT_GWSS_2.1, whole genome shotgun sequence genome contains these proteins:
- the LOC124353998 gene encoding uncharacterized protein LOC124353998, translated as MKKLLDPNELLRHNKKLRPFVASQDESNGERREGDTIKSSKKQGSNGRPPSIKSLTALKAAKTALKKTRRKTKITTDTPTRKYRKRKTTKVQLTEGTPSSKEMKKQISQVKENIEGETKKIRKRRKPVRKFAFATHQSQEEDNEIVPTKTKPIRTKKVTLVKAEDLEISTLSPVSPTSPSTRGRPTIVRTVEHSNWKINRSTTDISVENSSTTQKITTESTNNTLESTDSRLITTEQCISTYTTLAKVATVTFKIDQRNKIREKRKQMKQEMEEVIKAEELEGSFGDKDSDWTTSEKRKVPITSETKQSILLGLMRNKIMSFVDSVLRRSTRTSPTTPSMRITQTNTTAEIF; from the exons ATGAAGAAACTACTGGATCCAAATGAACTCCTGAGGCATAACAAGAAACTGAGACCCTTCGTGGCTTCTCAGGACGAAAGTAATGGAGAAAGAAGGGAAGGCGATACCATTAAATCTTCAAAGAAGCAGGGTAGCAATGGAAGGCCTCCTAGTATAAAGTCACTAACAGCGTTGAAAGCAGCGAAGACGGCTTTGAAGAAAACTCGGaggaaaacaaaaattacgaCAGATACACCGACAAGAAAATACCGTAAAAGGAAAACCACCAAG GTGCAATTAACTGAAGGTACCCCGTCCTCCAAAGAAATGAAAAAGCAAATCTCgcaagtaaaagaaaatattgaaggagaaactaaaaaaattagaaaaaggaGAAAACCAGTTAGAAAGTTTGCTTTTGCCACACATCAATCTCAGGAAGAAGACAATGAAATCGTGCCTACAAAAACTAAACCGATCAGGACAAAAAAAGTAACACTAGTAAAGGCGGAAGACTTAGAAATATCTACCTTATCACCTGTATCACCTACATCTCCATCCACAAgg GGAAGGCCAACAATTGTGAGAACAGTAGAGCATTCAAACTGGAAAATAAATCGGTCAACAACTGATATTTCTGTTGAGAATAGTTCAACTACACAGAAAATAACAACTGAATCCACAAATAATACTTTGGAGTCCACAGATTCGAGACTGATTACAACAGAACAATGTATTTCAACTTACACCACGCTGGCCAAAGTGGCAACTGTGACTTTTAAAATAGATCAAAGAAAC AAAATCAGAGAAAAGAGGAAGCAAATGAAACAGGAAATGGAGGAAGTTATTAAAGCCGAAGAGTTAGAGGGATCGTTCGGTGATAAAGACTCTGACTGGACAACTTCTGAG AAAAGGAAAGTTCCAATTACTTCAGAGACGAAGCAGTCTATATTGCTG GGTCTCATGAGAAACAAAATTATGAGTTTCGTTGACAGCGTCTTGAGAAGGAGCACCAGAACATCACCAACTACCCCATCAATGAGAATTACTCAAACTAACACCACagcagaaatattttaa